In Silene latifolia isolate original U9 population chromosome 3, ASM4854445v1, whole genome shotgun sequence, a single window of DNA contains:
- the LOC141649799 gene encoding transcription factor bHLH19-like, with product MEAVSMLTGYTDLGLMEDLSFIHQFNSIEDLFMQPILPTYNNHHGFHQQSYNNNNNINQVLSCKRSLHEANLTCFEKPILKQLKTNDGSSYKSSMLSFGSYSSNDDNNNSNNSNYLVKPKEEAIAVSSVTFANEMLSSEVSIDKESYIIGTPQVARKNCSTSSPSLASNKEHVLAERRRREKLSQQFIALSAIIPGLKKMDKASVLGDAIRYVKQLQAKANTLEEEVKKKSCESAVFVKKTWVIDDDEQCLAQASSSGGGSCDGPYPEIEAKFSDKDVLIRVHCEKKNGTIEKLISQVVELHLEMVNSSALAFGGSSLDVTIIAKMKYEFNMTAKDLVRHLRAALKSLI from the exons ATGGAAGCTGTTTCAATGCTCACAGGCTACACAGATCTG GGTTTAATGGAGGATCTTAGCTTCATTCATCAATTCAACTCAATTGAAGACTTATTCATGCAACCAATTTTACCTACATATAACAACCACCATGGTTTCCATCAACAATcttacaataacaacaacaatatcaacCAAGTTCTTAGTTGCAAAAGATCATTACATGAAGCTAATCTCACATGTTTCGAAAAACCCATTTTGAAACAATTGAAGACAAATGATGGGAGTTCATACAAGTCTAGTATGTTGTCATTTGGCAGTTATTCAAGcaacgacgacaacaacaacagcaacaactcGAATTATCTTGTTAAGCCTAAAGAAGAGGCTATCGCGGTGTCTAGTGTTACTTTTGCTAATGAGATGTTGTCTTCTGAAGTGTCAATTGACAAAGAAAGTTATATAATTGGTACCCCTCAAGTTGCTAGGAAAAATTGTAGCACTTCTTCTCCTAGCTTGGCTTCTAATAAGGAACATGTTCTTGCTGAGAGGAGACGTCGAGAGAAACTTAGCCAACAGTTCATTGCTTTATCAGCTATCATTCCTGGACTCAAGAAG ATGGACAAGGCTTCGGTGCTAGGAGACGCAATAAGATATGTTAAACAATTGCAAGCGAAAGCGAATACACTTGAAGAggaagtaaagaagaaatcatgtgAATCAGCCGTGTTTGTGAAGAAAACATGGGTCATTGATGATGATGAACAATGTTTAGCTCAAGCAAGCTCCTCCGGTGGTGGTTCATGTGACGGTCCATACCCTGAAATCGAAGCCAAGTTTTCCGATAAAGATGTTCTTATAAGAGTCCATTGTGAGAAGAAGAATGGTACCATCGAGAAACTTATATCTCAAGTTGTGGAGCTCCATCTTGAGATGGTAAATAGTAGTGCTTTGGCTTTTGGAGGTTCATCTCTTGATGTAACTATCATTGCTAAG ATGAAGTATGAGTTTAATATGACAGCCAAAGATCTAGTAAGACATTTGCGTGCTGCCCTCAAGAGTTTGATATGA